The nucleotide sequence ATCAAAAGGCACCGGTACAGGAGGCGGCCCGGCTGAGGCGGGCACAGTAATGGTCAACTTATTATTCTGCCCCGGCACGATGACACCGGTATCAATAGCAGGACCGCCACTAAGGTTAAACACCTCATAACTCTGTACACCTGCTGTAACTGCCCCCATCACGATGCGCAGTGGCGGTGCGTTGCGTAGGCTGGTTTCCAGATTAGTTTGAGCCACCGGGTCGTAGATATCGATTTCAGTTTTCAGTGTCGGCTGGCTGATCACGCCAGTGCCAATATTCGCTGGGCTGGTTTGCGATTTCAGCGGAGCAGCAAAGGCTAGCTCCTCTGGCCGCTTCATGTCGGCACGCATAGACTCGCCGGCATTACGCGCCGGCATAACCCGAAAGCGATCACCCGCAGCAAACGTACCGCTGGCCACGTTCAGTGAGATGCCTTCGAACTGCGCAGCCGGAACCGCCGTGATATCAAAAGGACCAAAACTGGTACCGTCGCTGATGCGTCGCGCGGTGAAATCTGTAGCAGTGGTGAACTCAATCTCATAGTCGCTTGTGCTGAGCTGGGTGGTGTCTTCGATCAACACGTTGAGGTTGGCTGTGGTGTCACTGTTACCCACACGCGCCAAACTGCGTTGACCAATTAGCAACGGATCATTCAGCTCACGAAATAAACCATTACCGAACTGACCATTGAGATCCAAGCCCTGCCCAAGCTGACGATTGACTTGATCGGTGACCGACAGCGCCAGTCGCCCGACTGAGTTAAGCGTGGTATCCAGCACGTCTTCGCGGTAGCGGATCAGCCCGCCCATCTCGCCGCCAGTGATTAACGAGGTAATACCTTGGCGCGAATTGCCGCTGACAAACTGCACTTCACTGCGCAGCGGATCGGACAAGCCGGGGACCACTTCAAGTCGTGACGCGGTACTGCCTACTACCAAGGGCTGGCCCGAACCGACAAAAAGGTTGTAGCTGTTGTCGTCTTGGGAAACCACGGTTACACCAATAAAAGTCGACAACTTGCGCACAGCCTCTTCACGCGCATCAAGCAGATCATTAGGCTGCTTGCCGTTGGCTGCAGCCACTGCGATTGCATCGTTGTAACCCGCTATTGATGTTGCCAGTTGATTGACTTGGTCACTTACTGCAGAAAGCTGTTTATTGATAAATGCGTTTTGTTCGGATAGACGGTCGTAGACAGTATTGAAACGCTTGGCCAAACCTTCAGCCTCAGACAACGCTAATTGCCGAGCTGGAATATTGGCAGGGTCTTCTGCAGCGGTTTGCAGCGCAGCAAATACTTTTTGCAACCCAGGATTGACCCCAGTGGTAGTACCTGCCAGCAAGGAATCCAGCTGATTGATCTGGCCCAGATAGCTCTGGGTATCACTATTAAGTGCTGTGCTGCTGCGCACCTGCGTATTGAGAAATTCGCTGTAGATACGTCTTACATCGACCAGCGTTGTACCTGAGCCGATGTAACCGACGCCGCTGAACTGCGGAATACGCGTAGCCTGTATCGTCTCTTGGCGCGAGAAGCCGGGCGTATTGACGTTGGTGATGTTGTGGCCGGTGACCGCCAGCGAGGTTTTGTTCGCTGACAGCCCAGACAAGCCAATATTGAGGAGATCAGCCATGGTTCATCATCCGTTGGTGGACGGCGTACTGACGGCCGCGACTGTTTGGTAGGTCTGCATTTGCCGAGCGATCTGGGCGATTTTGCTGGCGTATTGCGGGTCGGTGGCGTAGCCGGCCTTCTGCAATTCGCGGGCAAACTGCTCGGGCTTGTCGGTAGTGGCTAAGGCTTTTTCGTAACGACCGTTGTTCTGCAAGAAGCTCACGTAATCATCAAAGCTGTGGGCGAAGGACTCATAGGCGCGGAATGAGGCCGCTTCCTTAACAGCTTTGCCGCCCTTGAACTCAGTGGTCAGCACGCGCGCTGAGTCGCCTTCCCAGGTGTTGTGGGTTTTGATGCCAAACAGGTTATGGCTGCTGCTGCCGTCTTGCTGACGAATAATTGATTTACCCCAGCCGGTTTCCAACGCGGCCTGTGCCACTAAATAGCGTGGGTCGACGCCAATCTTCTCGGCGGCTTGTTCAGCCATCGGCAACATGGCGGCAATAAATTCATCTTTCGAGCCAAAGGCTGCTTTGCCAGGCGCCAGTGGCGGCTGGGCAATACGCCGCCCGGTAATGGCGTCCATCCCACTCAAAGCCAGTGCTGTGTCTGCAGGGGCAGCAAACGTCTTGGCGGGTATCCAATCGTTTTGCGCCAGTGGCTGTGCGTCCGCCGCCGTAGCGGTCGGCACGATGCCCGCGAGCAAACGGTCTGTCAGTTTGCTGGGCAGGGACAAGCGCCGTTGGTTGAGCAAGGAGCTGTCATCGCGGCTGCTTTCAACCTGAGCCAATGGTTTAACCGGCGCAGCTGGGACCGCCTCGTTCACCTGAGCAAACGGATTGGGCCGGCTGTCGGCTTCTTTGATTTTGGACATCTGCCGCACCAACACGTCGGCCAAGCCAATACCGTTTTGGTGGTTGGACAAGGTGACCGACAGTTGTTGGTCGTGCATGTCTTGGTAGGTTTTGCTCTCGTTGCTGTTCATAAAGTTGCCCTCACCAAACGCCTCGTTAGCCGAGCGCATGGCTTTGAGCATTTCATTGAGAAACAGCGACTCAAATTCTTGAGCGACTTTCTTGATGTTTTTTTCGCTGTCGCCGCCCACCTTGAACTGCTGCAAGCGGCCTAGGTCGTTATAGGCGCCACTGTCTACCGGGCTTTTAGCCCCACCGAGTAAACCGGCTGAGAGTCGAGAGTCCATTTTGGGCGTGCCCTCCCTTAAATCACAATCAGGTCAGCCTGCAGAGCGCCGGCTTGCTTAAGCGCCTCCAGGATGGCCATAAGGTCGGAAGGCGAAGCGCCCACCTGATTCACCGCGCGGACGATTTCATCCAGCGTGGTCCCGGGGCCGAACTTGAACATGGGCTTGGCTTCTTCATCAGCATTGACCCGTGAGCGCGGCACCACAGCCGTCTGGCCGCCGGACAAAGCGTCTGGCTGGCTGACAATCGGATCTTCGGTAATGGTCACTGTCAGGCTGCCGTGGGTGACTGCAGCCGGCTGCACGCGCACGTTTTGGCCAATCACGATGGTGCCAGTACGCGAGTTGATGATGACCTTGGCCACAGCCTGGCCGATCTCAACTTCGAGGTTTTCCAGAATGGATAAGTAGTCCACCCGCTGACCCGGGTCGAGGGGCGCGCTGACGCGGATCGAACCTCCATCGAGCGCTTGGGCCACACCTGGGCCAAGCAGCTCGTTGATGTGGTCAACAATATTTTTTGCAGTGGTGAAATCTGGACGATTGAGGTTGAGCGTCAGGCTGTTGCCTTGATCAAAACCGCTCGGTACCGGCCGCTCGACCATTGCCCCGCCGGGTATACGCCCTGCCGATGGCACGTTGACGGTGATGCGTGAGCCGTCGCCGCCTTCGGCGTCAAAACCACCGACCACTAAGTTGCCTTGGGCGATGGCGTATACGTTGCCGTCGATACCTTTAAGCGGGGTCATCAGCAAGCTGCCGCCACGCAGGCTTTTCGCATTACCGATGGAGGATACGGTGATGTCGATGGTCTGCCCGGGCTTTGCGAACGCCGGTAGGTCAGCATGGATCGACACCGCCGCGACGTTTTTCAGCTGCACGTTGCCACCCGCCGGCACCTTGATACCGAACTGCGCCATCATGTTATTGAAGGTTTGCACGGTAAACGGCGTCTGGGTGGTTTGGTCACCGCTGCCGTTAAGGCCAACCACCAAGCCGTAACCAATTAACTGATTACTGCGCACACCTTGGATGCTGGCAAGGTCTTTCAGCCGTTCGGCCTGAGCCATTGAAGCCAGTAACACAGCGGCAGCGGCGATGAGGTATTTACTAAGCGTCATGGTGACCATCCTCAGAACGGCCACATTGGGCTAAGAAAGAAACGGCTCATCCAGCCCGGCTGCGAAGCATCAGCAAAGGCACCGGTCCCCGAGTAGGTGATGCGAGCATCGGCGATGCGGGTCGAGGACACGGTGTTGTCAGTGGCGATGTCATCGGAGCGGACCAAGCCGGCAATGCGCACCAGTTCGTCGCCGGTATTAAGGGTCATCCACTTTTCCCCGCGCACCAGCAGAATGCCATTGGGCATCACTTCGGCCACCGATACGGTGATTGAGCCGGTAAGGCTGTTGCTTTGCCCAGCAGCGCCAGAACCATCCGCTGAACGCGCTGCATCGAAGCTGGCGTCCAGACCTAAGGTGTCATTGTTCAGGCCCAGCGCACCGATGGAGGCCAGCGGATTTTTCGGCGTTACCGCCATGCCGAACAGGTTGGGTATGCCGAGGTTGGCCGAGCTGTCTTTGCTGACCTGGCTGTTGCTGTTCTTGCTGGCTTGGGTGCGCTCATTGAGGGTAATGGTAATGATGTCGCCCACGCGGTAAGCCTTGCGGTCACCGAACAAGCCATTGTCAAAACCAGCTTGGTAGATGGAGCCATTATTTTGCGAGGCAGGCAGCGGCGTGCGCGGCATTACCGGGGCGTAATAGGGATCGTCCGGCTTAGGCGCGGGCGCCATGCAGCCGCTCAATGCCAGAGGGCCAAGCAGTGCACTTAGAATAATTAGCCGGTTCATATCGATTACCTCAGTTGTTGCATTCTGCTAGGTGAGGACCTTGTTGGGTTACGCCGCTTCGCGTCTAACCCGCCCTACGCCATTAAAGATTCTGTGAAATAAAGCCGAGCATCTGGTCCGCAGTGGAAATGACTTTGGAGTTCATTTCATAGGCGCGCTGAGTGGTGATCATGTTCACCAGCTCCTCCACCACACTGACGTTGGAGTTTTCCAAGGTGTTTTGCAGGGTGGTACCTAGGCCATTCAGGCCCGGTGTGCCGACTTGCGGCGCCCCGCTGGATGCAGTTTCCAAGAACAGGTTATTACCGATAGCCTCCAGCCCCGCCGGGTTGATGAAATCGGAAATCTGCAAGTTACCAACGATCTGCGGCTGCGGGTTGCCGGCAGTGGTGACGGATACGGTGCCGTCTTCGCCGACAGTAAAGGTGCGCACTTCATTGGGCAGAACAATGGCCGGCTCCAATGCATAACCGTTAGAGGTCACCACCTGGCCATCGGAGTTGAGGTGGAAACTGCCGTCGCGGCTGTAAGACACCGTGCCGTCTGGCAGCAACACTTGGAAGAAACCGCGACCGTTAATCGCCATGTCTAGCGGTTGTTCGGTGGTTTGCAGGCTACCGGCGGTGAAGATTTTTTGCGTGCCCACCACTCGCACCCCGGTACCCAGCTGCAAGCCAGACGGCAGTTGGCTGTCTTGGCTAGACTGGCCGCCCGGTTGACGACGAATTTGGTACAGCAGGTCTTCAAACTCGGCGCGATCACGTTTAAAGCCGGTGGTCGAGACGTTGGCCAAGTTGTTGGAAATGGTGGTCAGGTTCATGTCCTGAGCGGACAAACCCGTCTTACTGACCCACAGTGCCGGAAGCATATCGATTCTCCTCGGGCGTCGTATTACCGACGCCGCGTGCTGGTAATTAGGTCATTTGCAAGACGCGCGCCATGGCTGCCGAATTGTCTTCGGCAGTGCGCATCATCTTCACTTGTAATTCAAATTGGCGAGACAGCGAGAGGATCGCGGTCATCTCTTCCACGGCGTTGACGTTGCTTGACTCAAGAAATCCCGAAGTGATTTCCGTAGTTGCATCGGCCTGCACCGGGCCTTGGCCTTTGAAGCGAACCAAACCGTCGGTGCCCTTCTCCATTTGTTTGAGGTCCGGATTGACCAGCTTTAAGCGGTCAACCTCAGCCAACACATTTGGCGCTTCACCCAGCGCACGAATGCTGATGGTGCCGTCTTTACCGATTTCGATTTTCTGCTCAGGCGGCACGGCAATTGGTCCGGCGTTGCCCATCACCGGCAAGCCATTGCCGGTGCGCAAAACACCCAGCGCATCAACGTTCAAGCTGGCAGTGCGCACATAGGCTTCGGTGCCGTCAGGAGCCTGCACCGCCAACCACCCTTTGCCGCCAATCGCCACGTCCAGATCGCGACCGGTTTCTTGCAGCGAGCCTGGCGTGAAATCAGTGCCGGGGCGCTCACTCATGGCATAGACCCGCGACGGTAAACCGTCACCGAAGATCGGCATGGAGCGCGCCTGCTCGAAATCCCGGCGAAAGCCATTGGTGGTGATGTTCGCTAGGTTGTTGGCGTGGGCACGCTGGGCCAGGGTGTTGTTGTGGGCGCCAGTCATGGAAACGTACAGCATCTTGTCCATGGTTATTCTCCGAGTTGGGCGTGTCGCCCGTTGCTCTATACAAGGTATAAAGCAATGCTTGTGCCAGCACTCAAAAAATAAAGATAACTAATTGTTTTATATGAATTTTAATAAATAAAAAGGCTCCGAATGGAGCCTTACAAACAATCAAGTGGCGTATTTTTGCCGCCGCCGACAGGCACGTGCCTACCGCCGGCCAACCCGATTAACGCAGGTTGATAATGGTCTGAGTCACCGCACTCTCAGTTTCGATGGTCTTGGCGTTGGCCTGGTAGTTACGCTGAGCGACGATCAAGTTGACCAGCTGATCGGACAACTCAACGTTGGAGTCCTCCAGCGCGCCAGACTGCAACGCACCTAAGGTGCCGCTGCGCGGCGTGCCTCGTACCGGCTCACCTGACTCAAAAGACTGCACCCAAGCGGTTTTACCCACTGGCGTCAGCCCTTGCACATTGGCGAAGTTGGCCAAGATAACCTGCCCTTGAATATTCGACTGGCCATTGGTGTACCGGGCAAAAATCACCCCGGTATCGTCGATTTCAAGCCCTGCCAACTGGCCAGTGGTGTAACCATCTTGGCTGACGCTATTGACCGCGAAGGTGCTGGCAAATTGAGTGGCCTGACGTAAATCAACATTCACCCCGGTCGCACTCGCGGTTGCGCCGTTGCTTGACCATACCGGCGGGATCGCTGTGTCTGGCGCTGCCGGCACCCAGGTGGTGAGGTCGATGGTGCCGTCTGCGCCCACGCTAAACCCGGTTGGAGCAGAAGCAATAAGAGCGGGGATATCTAGCTGACCCGCTGAGGTGAACTGCAGGTCAACCGAAGAAGGCGTGGTCAGGGCTGGGTTGTCCGGGCTGCGGCCATCAATCAACACGTTCATCTGCCAGTTGTTTGGCCCGGTCTTGAGAAAGTACTGGGTAAACACATGGGAGTTACCCTGAGTGTCATAAATATTGGTCGACGTTGATGAGTTGTAAGACGTGGGGTCAGCCGGATCAAATGGCACCGTGGTCGGCACTAAGTTGGTGGAGTTAAGGTTAAACGTTTGGTCCAGATTACTGGTCGGTAACGGTGCTTGGCTGGCCGTCTGGATTTGCAGGTCAGCCACCACACCATTCTGCAAATTATTATTAGCATCCACCGTATAACCCTGCAGTTTGTAGCCAAAGTTATTGACCATAAAGCCGTCACGGTCGGTACCGAAGTAGCCAGCACGGGTGTAGCTCACATCGCCGTTATTGCTGGTTTGAAAGAAGCCATTGCCGTTGATTGCTAAATCTAGGGCGTTTTGCGTGTTGTTAATGTTGCCTTGGTTAAACAGCTGCGACACGTTGGCGAGCAATACACCGCTGCCTTGAGGATTCTTACCAGAACCCAAAACAGACGCGGCATATACATCGGCGAACTCGGCGCGTGATTGTTTAAAGCCTGCAGTGCCCGCGTTGGCGATGTTGTTGCCGGTCACATTGAGGTCGCTGGTGGCGGCACGCAGACCGCTAAGACCGATATTGAAACCCATGGAAGACTCCTTTGCCGGACAGCCGGCAGCTAAAACCTGGCTAAAAGCTGTTGGTTACTGACCGATCATCTGCACTTGCGACATAGGCACACTACCAAGCCCGGCAAGGTTCAACATCAGCTCACTGCCGCCCAAGGTCACGCTGTCAACGTTGGCCGGTAGCAGGGTGTAAAGGCCCTTAGTGCCCTCGGCATAAGATGCCTGCGCTTCAAATTTGTAGGTGCCCGGCGGCAATAGATTGCCGCTGGCATCTTTGCCATCCCAAATAAAGCTGACGTTACCGGCCGCTTGCTCACCCAGGTTGATGCGGCTTACCGCAGCACCGGACTTGTCGTAAATATTGACGGCGACGTTACTGCTGCTGGTTGGCAAAATCAGGCTAGCTTTGAAGCTCTCGCTGGTATCAACCACAGCTTTGTCGCCCGGCACGATCACCTTGCGGCCCACCAGTGACGAGGCCTGCAGCGCCTGAGAAGACTGATAGCCGGTGACCAGCGAACCCATGCTGGTATTCAATTTTTCAATGCCCTCAACCTGGCTGAACTGCGCCAGCTGGGCGATAAACTCACCGTTGCTTTGCGGCTCCAGCGGGTTCTGGTTATTCAATTGGGCCACCAGCAGATTGAGGAACTCGTTCTTGCCGAGTTCCTTCTTCTGGTTGCTGTCTTGTTTGATCTGGTATTGATCCATCGTCGAAAGGCTGACATCGCCAACAGTACTCATAACCCTGCACTCCTTATTCGCTGGCTTACTGACCCAAGGTCAATACGCGCTGCATCATCTGTTTGGCGGTGTTCATCAATTCGGTGTTGGTCTGGAAGGCCCGGCTGGCGGAAATCATGTCAGCCATTTCTTCCACCACATTGACGTTGGGGTAATAGACGTAGCCGCCTTCATCCGCCGCTGGGTGGTTAGGTTCATAGCGCGGCATCAGGCTGCTCTGGTCTTCAACCACGCCCAGCACCTGAACCCCGGCACCGGCATTGTCTTGGTCGGCAAACAGCGAACCACGGTCACCGCCTTGCGCGGACTGATAAACGGTGGCGAACACCGGGTGCCGCGCGCGGTAGGTTTGGTCAATGCTTGAGGAGACAGTCTCGGCGTTGGCGATGTTGCTGGCGATGGTATTAAGGCGAGTGCTCTGGGCACTCATACCCATCCCGGCGATATTAAAAACACTGCTAAGTGACATGGCTTCAGGCTCCTATTAGTCGCCGCGCAGGGCACTGGTCAGCCCTTTGAACTTGCTGTTGAGCAGGGTAAAACTGGCCTGGAATTGCACCGAGTTTTCCGCGTAATTGGATTGTTCGATTTGCAGATCAACGGTGTTCTGGTCGATCGATGGGCTCATTGGCGTGCGATAGGCGAGGCCCGCGTCACCGGCTGACAGGCCTTCAGCAGCAATGTGCTGGTTGTCTGTTCGATTCAGGCTGACCGCGCCGCGCGAGCCCTTGGCACTCTGCTCAGCCAAAACGCTGGCAAACTGCAGATCACGCGCCTTGAAGTTGGGCGTGTCCGCGTTGGCGATGTTGTTGGCCAACACTTCAGCGCGCTGGGTGCGGAAGCTGAGGGCTTTTTCGTGAATGCCGAGTGCTCTGTCGAAACTGATGCTCATGGTCAGAAACCTTTGCTCGTTGGCGGTACTGTTTTGCGTACAAGACCATAAGCAAAGCCTGTGCCATTTTATTTATTGCATATTTATCAGTCACTTAAGCTGTAGATGCGTTAATAAAAGCGGCAAAGCGGCAAGCGCTTTCCGCCCTCGGCAAGCAGGCGGCAAGGCGCTGGCAACGCAAGGCCGACGTCACGCGCAACAGGTTGCCGACCAGGGAGCATCACGCAATAACATTTAACTTTGACAAGCATTCTCATTAACATTAGTATCTTTAGCACCAGCCACTGCCCTGCCATGAGTGCTCACCATGTATGTCTGTCTTTGCGAAGGTGTTACTGACAGTCAGATCCGCGAAGCCATCTACGAAGGCTGCTGCAGCTACCGTGATGTGCGATCAACCTTGGGTGTTGCCAGCCAATGCGGCAAGTGCGCCTGCCTGGCCAAGCAAGTGGTACGCGAAACATTGAGCGAAGTGCAAAGCAGTCAGGCGGCCATGGCCTACCCGGCCAACTTTGTAGCGGCTTGATAGCGACGCACTGACAAACCGGACCTTGCGTCCGGTTTTTTATGCCCCGCTGTTTATAGCGCCACACACCCACACTCGCAACGCGGCTTAAGCCCGTGACAGCGCCAGCGCCAGCGCTCATAGTCTCTGGCCTTCCTATGTGCCGGCAAATCAACACGTTAGCGCTAAAATGCACACCTTAAACATACTTACTCAGACTGATTTTAACTTTGATTTCAACCGCTTAGGTTTGACAGTCGAAAACCTGCAGCCCAGAATCAGGCGCTAATTCCCCTGCAAGGCAGACGCAGACATGAAAAGCGACAAGAAGGTCATCCAGCATCTGAACAAGATCCTCGGTAACGAGCTGGTCGCGATCAACCAGTACTTCCTGCACGCACGCATGTATGAAGATTGGGGCCTGAAGAAAGTCGGCGAGCATGAGTACCACGCGTCCATCGACGCGATGAAGCACGCGGACAAGCTGATCAAGCGCATTCTGTTTCTCGAAGGCCTGCCTAATCTGCAAGACCTTGGCAAAATCCTGATCGGTGAAAACACCCAAGAAATGCTCGAATGCGACCTGAAAATCGAACACAAAGCGCACATCGACCTGAAAGCAGCGATTGCCTATTGCGAAAGCACCGGTGACTTCGCCAGCCGCGAGCTATTAGAAGACATCCTCTGCGCTGAAGAAGACCATATTGATTGGCTGGAAACTCAGCTCAGCCTAATCAAATCAGTCGGCCTGCAGAATTACCTGCAATCGCAAATGGCCGAATAAACGCCTGCGCCATAAACAACAAACCCCGCACTTGGCGGGGTTTGTTGTTTATGCAGCCTGCTTACGCGTCAGCTTTTTGCGTGGCGTCTTTGATCAGGGTCTGCAGCTCGCCCTTATCAAACATTTCCGCAAGGATATCGCTGCCGCCGACCAGCTCGCCACCCACCCACAGTTGCGGGAAGGTTGGCCAGTTGCCGTACTTTGGCAGGTTGGCGCGAATTTCTGGGTTTTGCAGAATGTCGACAAAGGCGAACTTTTCACCACACGCCATCACAACCTGTGACGCTTTGGAGGAAAAGCCGCACTGCGGAGCGTTCGGTGAGCCTTTCATGTACAGCAGAACGGTGTTGTTAGCGATCTGCTCTTTGATGGTTTCGATGATATCCATTGGGCACCTCAGGGCTTAACTTACCCGACTCTCGGGTCGGCACGGTGGCGGCATTGTAGCGAAAAGCCGAGCGTAATGCTCGGTCTTCCCGGTGACTTTGCACGCCTCAGCAAACCGCTGTCAGGCCGCCTCCACCTGTACCGGCACGCCGTTGAGCGCGGCGTTACCCGACAATGCGTCGAGTTGCCGCTCATCGGTCAGGTCGTTGGCGCTGGCGCCCGGTTGCGCACTGGCAATGCTCATCTGCACGCCCGGGCGCGCATGCCCCCAGCCATGCGGCAGGCTGACCACGCCCGCCATCATCTCGTCGCTGGCCGCTACTTGCACCTCAATCACCCCAACCCGCGAACGCACGCGCACTAACTGGCCGTCGCTGAGCCCGCGCTGGCTAAGGTCTGCCGGGTGCATCAGCAGCTGATGACGCGGCTTGCCCTTCACCAGCCGATGGTAGTTGTGCATCCACGAATTATTGCTGCGCACATGGCGACGGCCAATCAGCAGCAATTCGCCGACCATAGCCGCTGGCTCTGCAGCAAAGCGTTGCAGGTCAGCCATGATCACGCTTGGCGCAGCCTGCACCTGCTGGTTACTGGTTTTCAGCCTTGCCGCCAAGTTGGGCTTGAGCGCACCTAAGTCGAGCCCATGCGGGTGCTCACGCAGTGTGGCAAGGGATAGCTTATGGGCGGATTTATCGCCGTAAGTACCAAAGCGCAGGCCCATATCAATCATCTGCTCGGGGGCCATGGTCGGCTTCAGTGCGGCGCCCGTCTTGGCGGCAAACGCCTTGGCCAGGCCAACAAAGATTTCCCAGTCATGCAGCGCGCCTGCAGGTTTAGCCAGCACCGCTTCATTGAAGCGGGTGACATTGCGCACCGCGAACATATTAAAGGTGGTGTCGTAGTGATCATGCTCCAGCGGCCCAGTTGGCGGCAGGATCAAGTCGGCATAGCGAGTAGTTTCGTTGATGTAGAAGTCAATGCTGAGCATAAACTCCAAGCCATCCAGCGCCTGCTCCAGTTGACGACCATTGGGCGTGGACAGCACCGGGTTGCCGGCCACAGTGACCAATGCACGCACTTGCCCCTCGCCGGCGCTGAGCATTTCCTCAGCCAAGGCCGACACCGGCAATTCGCCGGCGTACTCCGGCAAACCGGAGACGCGGCTCTGCCAGCGGTTGAAATGACCGCCTGAGGTCGAGGCGACAATGTCCACCGCAGGCTCTGTGCACAGCACTCCGCCTACCCGGTCTAGGTTACCGGTCACCAGGTTAATCAACTGCACCAGCCACTGGCACAAGGTGCCAAAGGCCTGGGTCGATACGCCCATACGGCCATAACACACCGCCGATTCAGCGCTGGCAAAATCACGCGCTAACTGGCGAATAGTCATCGCTGGCACCCCGCAGCGTGCGCTCATGGCTTCAGCACTAAACCCGGCGATGGCTTGACGCACTTCATCCAGCCCAGTGATGGCTAAATGGCTGGCACGACCGAGGTTTTCTTCAAACAGGGTATTGAGTAGGCCAAACAACAGCGCCGCATCCTGCCCCGGCCGCACGAATAGATGCTGGTCGGCAATGGCCGCCGTTTCACTGCGTCGTGGGTCGACCACCACCAATTTACCACCGCGCTTCTGAATGGCTTTCAGGCGTTTCTCGACATCCGGCACGGTCATGATGCTGCCGTTAGACGCCAGCGGGTTGCCGCCCAAAATCAGCATAAAGTCGGTGTGGTCGATGTCTGGAATCGGAATCAACAAGCCATGGCCGTACATCAAATGGCTGGTCAGGTGATGCGGCAACTGATCGACCGAGGTGGCAGAAAACCGATTACGGGTCTTCAGCAGACCAAGAAAGTAGTTGCTGTGGGTCATCAGCCCATAGTTATGCACGCTGGGGTTGCCCTGATACACCGCTACGGCGTTCTGCCCATGCGCCGCTTGGATTGCACTGAAGCGCTCGGCCACCAGCTCAAACGCTGCATCCCAGTCAATCGCCTGCCATTCGCTGCCCACACGGCGCATCGGCTGGCGCAGTCGATCGGGGTCACTCTGGATATCTTGCAGGGCCACGGCCTTAGGGCAGATATGGCCACGACTGAACGTATCCTGAGCGTCGCCTTTGATTGAGCGGATCTGCGTGCTGCCATCGTCCATGGCTTCAGTTTCAATGGTTAGGCCGCAAATGGCTTCACACAGATGGCACGCACGGTGGTGGAGGGTCTTAGTCATGGCCGGGCCTCTTGTTATGTTCGATGCGCACAGCACCGTAAGCGTTGGACTATGGCGACTGGTTGCAGGCCACGCCAGCAGGGTTCGCCGCGTGAATTGCGCTGCATCAGGTCAGTCGATGTACACGTGCATCCGCAAGAGCTGCCTCGCCCTGCACGCGCAAGACGCCTTGGCAATTTGCGCCTGATTGGCGTTTGCTTATAAGATCGCGCCTTCCCCGTTTCGTCGCATGGTGCGGCCCCCAGCCGTAGGTTCTGCTGTTTCTTCTATTTATTGAGGCCATTGAACCT is from Pseudomonas sp. TMP9 and encodes:
- a CDS encoding flagellar basal body rod protein FlgF; the encoded protein is MDKMLYVSMTGAHNNTLAQRAHANNLANITTNGFRRDFEQARSMPIFGDGLPSRVYAMSERPGTDFTPGSLQETGRDLDVAIGGKGWLAVQAPDGTEAYVRTASLNVDALGVLRTGNGLPVMGNAGPIAVPPEQKIEIGKDGTISIRALGEAPNVLAEVDRLKLVNPDLKQMEKGTDGLVRFKGQGPVQADATTEITSGFLESSNVNAVEEMTAILSLSRQFELQVKMMRTAEDNSAAMARVLQMT
- the flgE gene encoding flagellar hook protein FlgE, with product MGFNIGLSGLRAATSDLNVTGNNIANAGTAGFKQSRAEFADVYAASVLGSGKNPQGSGVLLANVSQLFNQGNINNTQNALDLAINGNGFFQTSNNGDVSYTRAGYFGTDRDGFMVNNFGYKLQGYTVDANNNLQNGVVADLQIQTASQAPLPTSNLDQTFNLNSTNLVPTTVPFDPADPTSYNSSTSTNIYDTQGNSHVFTQYFLKTGPNNWQMNVLIDGRSPDNPALTTPSSVDLQFTSAGQLDIPALIASAPTGFSVGADGTIDLTTWVPAAPDTAIPPVWSSNGATASATGVNVDLRQATQFASTFAVNSVSQDGYTTGQLAGLEIDDTGVIFARYTNGQSNIQGQVILANFANVQGLTPVGKTAWVQSFESGEPVRGTPRSGTLGALQSGALEDSNVELSDQLVNLIVAQRNYQANAKTIETESAVTQTIINLR
- the flgD gene encoding flagellar hook assembly protein FlgD, yielding MSTVGDVSLSTMDQYQIKQDSNQKKELGKNEFLNLLVAQLNNQNPLEPQSNGEFIAQLAQFSQVEGIEKLNTSMGSLVTGYQSSQALQASSLVGRKVIVPGDKAVVDTSESFKASLILPTSSSNVAVNIYDKSGAAVSRINLGEQAAGNVSFIWDGKDASGNLLPPGTYKFEAQASYAEGTKGLYTLLPANVDSVTLGGSELMLNLAGLGSVPMSQVQMIGQ
- the flgC gene encoding flagellar basal body rod protein FlgC, which encodes MSLSSVFNIAGMGMSAQSTRLNTIASNIANAETVSSSIDQTYRARHPVFATVYQSAQGGDRGSLFADQDNAGAGVQVLGVVEDQSSLMPRYEPNHPAADEGGYVYYPNVNVVEEMADMISASRAFQTNTELMNTAKQMMQRVLTLGQ
- the flgB gene encoding flagellar basal body rod protein FlgB; the encoded protein is MSISFDRALGIHEKALSFRTQRAEVLANNIANADTPNFKARDLQFASVLAEQSAKGSRGAVSLNRTDNQHIAAEGLSAGDAGLAYRTPMSPSIDQNTVDLQIEQSNYAENSVQFQASFTLLNSKFKGLTSALRGD
- a CDS encoding bacterioferritin-associated ferredoxin, yielding MYVCLCEGVTDSQIREAIYEGCCSYRDVRSTLGVASQCGKCACLAKQVVRETLSEVQSSQAAMAYPANFVAA
- the bfr gene encoding bacterioferritin, with the protein product MKSDKKVIQHLNKILGNELVAINQYFLHARMYEDWGLKKVGEHEYHASIDAMKHADKLIKRILFLEGLPNLQDLGKILIGENTQEMLECDLKIEHKAHIDLKAAIAYCESTGDFASRELLEDILCAEEDHIDWLETQLSLIKSVGLQNYLQSQMAE
- the grxD gene encoding Grx4 family monothiol glutaredoxin, coding for MDIIETIKEQIANNTVLLYMKGSPNAPQCGFSSKASQVVMACGEKFAFVDILQNPEIRANLPKYGNWPTFPQLWVGGELVGGSDILAEMFDKGELQTLIKDATQKADA